In Carcharodon carcharias isolate sCarCar2 chromosome 22, sCarCar2.pri, whole genome shotgun sequence, the following are encoded in one genomic region:
- the LOC121293861 gene encoding uncharacterized protein LOC121293861 has product MESYEEFCKTRLAQIKSKVKLEKSSLPAKNGRGSLIRFHGIAILPPLLSPEHRKEIQKLQLKAMSYSETAKGKLDETQTNMQLSEVDNLLNSVQLIEVPAVKEILEDYSFLMFPNMPVNNDPVKEVNSECVKDSNSTTMHKTSHGHNEPQIPDPTVAQMSNDIEEIYTTNLMPDPVPVKMRSDLINERSGISDYHASFSCLDLVARNSTRANGHIKNGPKSDDFHKATAHAVQNFTIHKMTDTTKHKATNSINKQENLCSFGSADSIVILTGDETNSSNSECLHNLTDKTDVSHNSSPDTPALSLQNLLKKSREYRDRQRQSKLLKILQFNIPGKNLSDKENELDATKEGKSTRGKRNDSGKIMLPNTTLKPEPALFSVFLSCSHSFSEHNQTLITHDVNTGKTNIGLPKSQMLPKENKGTKVDEADSKINFKPSKPFKMIRKCDYSKGSPEQLNAGGQVPRCQERGNNLSGSTKSQNKDFVVPKLTLSKSPVLSKKWICPSQKLLVNTPLSVSSEKIEQQQKGESADILGDQPKISRDQTQYITDLEVNQAYLRTDLQTTLASSSEVTRNEQLLNSEAAPLEGNSDSLCIQYTQEDDESTDIVVANLHWNKGHNDLRFPSHENSIPQTVNRAPAAFHANKLQSFVTQKM; this is encoded by the exons ATGGAGAGTTATGAAGAATTCTGCAAAACTCGACTTGCTCAGATCAAATCTAAGGTTAAGTTGGAGAAAAGTTCTCTACCAGCAAAAAATGGCAGAGGTTCTTTGATTCGGTTTCATGGTATTGCTATACTTCCACCACTG CTTTCTCCAGAACATAGGAAAGAGATACAGAAATTACAATTGAAGGCCATGAGTTATAGTGAAACCGCAAAGGGCAAACTGgatgaaacacaaacaaataTGCAGTTATCGGAGGTGGATAACCTGCTCAACAGTGTGCAG CTAATTGAGGTGCCGGCAGTTAAGGAGATTCTAGAAGATTATTCATTTTTAATGTTCCCTAACATGCCTGTGAATAACGACCCTGTTAAAGAGGTGAACAGTGAATGTGTAAAGGATTCCAACTCAACCACTATGCACAAAACCTCACATGGACACAATGAGCCTCAAATACCTGACCCTACTGTTGCACAGATGTCGAATGACATTGAAGAAATATATACTACAAACCTTATGCCAGATCCTGTACCTGTAAAAATGAGGTCTGATTTGATTAATGAAAGATCTGGCATTTCAGATTACCATGCCAGTTTTTCTTGCTTGGATCTTGTGGCGAGAAATAGTACAAGGGCCAATGGTCACATAAAGAATGGCCCCAAATCAGATGACTTTCACAAAGCAACTGCTCATGCTGTTCAAAATTTTACCATACATAAAATGACTGATACAACAAAACACAAAGCTACTAATTCTATCAATAAGCAAGAGAATTTATGTAGCTTTGGGAGTGCTGACTCTATCGTAATACTCACAGGAGATGAAACCAACAGCAGTAATTCAGAATGCCTCCATAATCTGACTGATAAGACTGATGTGAGCCATAATTCATCTCCTGACACCCCTGCACTTAGCCTACAGAACCTATTAAAAAAATCAAGAGAGTATCGAGATAGGCAGAGACAATCAAAGCTGCTGAAAATCTTACAATTCAATATTCCAGGAAAAAACCTTTCGGACAAGGAAAACGAACTGGATGCAACTAAAGAGGGCAAAAGTACCAGGGGGAAAAGAAATGATTCAGGAAAAATCATGCTGCCTAACACAACTTTAAAGCCTGAACCAGCTCTGTTTTCTGTTTTCTTATCTTGTTCCCATTCTTTTTCTGAACACAACCAAACTTTAATAACCCATGACGTGAACACAGGAAAGACAAACATAGGGCTGCCTAAGTCTCAGATGTTACCTAAGGAGAATAAAGGTACCAAAGTAGATGAGGCAGATTCTAAGATCAACTTCAAGCCCTCAAAGCCATTTAAAATGATAAGGAAATGTGACTACTCCAAGGGAAGCCCAGAACAATTAAACGCTGGGGGACAAGTACCCCGATGCCAAGAGAGAGGTAACAACCTGAGTGGGTCTACAAAAAGTCAAAATAAAGATTTTGTGGTACCCAAATTGACATTGAGCAAAAGTCCAGTGCTTTCAAAAAAGTGGATATGCCCATCACAAAAGCTGCTAGTAAATACTCCACTCAGTGTAAGTAGCGAAAAGATTGAACAACAGCAGAAAGGAGAGAGTGCGGACATACTGGGGGATCAGCCAAAAATCAGCCGAGATCAGACACAATATATTACTGACCTGGAGGTGAACCAGGCCTATTTGAGAACAGACTTGCAAACCACACTAGCTTCATCCTCTGAAGTAACAAGAAATGAGCAGTTGCTCAATAGTGAAGCAGCTCCACTGGAGGGAAATAGTGACTCATTGTGCATCCAGTACACACAGGAAGATGATGAAAGCACTGACATTGTGGTAGCCAACTTACATTGGAATAAAGGACATAATGATCTAAGGTTTCCATCACATGAAAATTCTATCCCACAGACTGTCAATCGTGCTCCTGCTGCATTTCATGCCAATAAATTACAGTCTTTTGTCACACAAAAAATGTAG